One genomic window of Roseateles sp. DAIF2 includes the following:
- a CDS encoding methyl-accepting chemotaxis protein, with protein MKLLSQLRISQRLFVSYALLLLLLIAIGAFGAQNASRLAHDLDSTANTSLVKIAAANALEGNVNVIARAARDLILLDEARQIKRQNAAIDEAIADTEKQLSSLGAGNDAKEKELIAQVRETETKFMAAVAKFRKVAEAGNPDESRESLITDVRPAQQAYQNGLKGLVDLQFENARTLAVSGGELARNSMLVTAVMVIAAVAIGGGGGFTIARSIVLPARKAQSAAQAIAAGDLTQRIEVEGSDELSQMLAAMRDMQLALSGVVQSVSSAAGEVAHNSGLIAGNNQDLSDRTARSAASLQNTAASVEQIASNLNGASQLTRKAAGIASKARQSASAGGAVVTEVVTTMEAISQSSKKIGDIIGVIDGIAFQTNILALNAAVEAARAGEHGKGFAVVASEVRALASRSAQAAKEIKVLIQESSVKVEAGTELVNNAGATIRSVVDEVNNMGQLIEEISHSAQEQAAGVGVVNSAMSELDQTTQQNTTLVDELSRSTDELKQSSSRLLDAVGFFRAAPSAA; from the coding sequence ATGAAGCTTCTGTCACAGCTGCGCATCAGCCAACGCCTGTTCGTCAGCTACGCCCTGCTCCTGCTGCTGCTGATTGCGATCGGCGCTTTCGGCGCCCAGAACGCCAGCCGCCTGGCCCATGACCTGGACAGCACCGCCAACACCAGCCTGGTGAAGATTGCCGCAGCGAACGCGCTGGAGGGCAATGTCAACGTGATCGCCCGCGCCGCGCGCGACCTGATCCTGCTCGACGAGGCACGCCAGATCAAGCGCCAGAACGCCGCGATCGACGAGGCCATCGCCGACACCGAGAAGCAGCTCTCCAGCCTGGGCGCCGGCAACGACGCCAAGGAGAAGGAGCTGATCGCCCAGGTGCGCGAGACCGAGACCAAGTTCATGGCCGCGGTCGCCAAGTTCCGCAAGGTGGCCGAGGCCGGCAACCCGGACGAATCGCGCGAGAGCCTGATCACCGACGTGCGCCCGGCTCAGCAGGCCTACCAGAACGGCCTGAAGGGCCTGGTGGATCTGCAGTTCGAGAACGCCCGCACCCTGGCCGTCTCCGGCGGCGAGCTGGCCCGCAACTCGATGCTGGTGACCGCGGTGATGGTGATCGCGGCCGTCGCGATCGGCGGCGGCGGCGGCTTCACGATCGCCCGCTCGATCGTGCTGCCGGCGCGCAAGGCCCAGTCCGCCGCGCAGGCGATCGCCGCCGGCGACCTGACCCAGCGCATCGAGGTCGAGGGCAGCGACGAGCTGTCGCAGATGCTCGCCGCGATGCGCGACATGCAGCTGGCGCTGTCCGGCGTGGTGCAGAGCGTCAGCTCGGCCGCCGGCGAGGTGGCGCACAACTCCGGCCTGATCGCCGGCAACAACCAGGACCTGTCGGACCGCACCGCGCGCTCCGCCGCGAGCCTGCAGAACACCGCCGCCTCCGTCGAGCAGATCGCCTCGAATCTGAACGGCGCCAGCCAGCTGACCCGCAAGGCCGCCGGCATCGCCAGCAAGGCGCGCCAGTCGGCCTCGGCCGGCGGCGCGGTGGTGACCGAGGTCGTGACGACGATGGAAGCGATCAGCCAGAGCTCGAAGAAGATCGGCGACATCATCGGCGTGATCGACGGCATCGCTTTCCAGACCAACATCCTGGCGCTGAACGCCGCGGTCGAGGCCGCACGCGCCGGCGAGCATGGCAAGGGCTTCGCGGTGGTCGCCTCCGAGGTGCGCGCGCTGGCCTCGCGCAGCGCCCAGGCCGCCAAGGAGATCAAGGTGCTGATCCAGGAGTCGTCCGTCAAGGTCGAGGCCGGCACCGAGCTGGTCAACAACGCCGGCGCGACCATCCGCTCGGTGGTCGACGAGGTCAACAACATGGGCCAGTTGATCGAGGAGATCTCGCATTCGGCCCAGGAACAGGCCGCCGGCGTCGGCGTGGTCAACAGCGCGATGAGCGAGCTGGACCAGACCACGCAGCAGAACACCACCCTGGTCGACGAGCTGAGCCGCTCGACCGACGAACTCAAGCAGAGCTCCTCGCGCCTGCTGGACGCGGTCGGCTTCTTCCGCGCCGCGCCGAGCGCGGCCTGA
- a CDS encoding energy transducer TonB — protein sequence MKQHPLSTLGKILAATALAATFAAQASTPKVIKKVPPEFPREAAQQSISSGVVKAKMSIDGEGKVTEVSIVEAEPRRVFDRAVTRALMDWRFEASGEKQTHEVKLVFRNED from the coding sequence ATGAAGCAGCATCCCCTTTCCACCCTGGGCAAGATCCTGGCCGCCACCGCGCTGGCCGCCACCTTCGCCGCCCAGGCCTCGACGCCCAAGGTCATCAAGAAGGTCCCGCCCGAGTTCCCGCGCGAGGCCGCCCAGCAATCGATCAGCAGCGGCGTGGTCAAGGCCAAGATGTCGATCGACGGCGAGGGCAAGGTCACCGAGGTCAGCATCGTCGAAGCCGAGCCGCGCCGCGTGTTCGACCGCGCCGTCACCCGCGCGCTGATGGACTGGCGCTTCGAGGCCAGCGGCGAGAAGCAGACCCACGAGGTCAAGCTGGTGTTCCGCAACGAGGACTGA
- a CDS encoding cytochrome c, which produces MSRARRWVAAALLLLGAAGAAAIYGLNRLDEQPAGADAFRATPALVERGAYLARAGNCMGCHTTRGGQAYAGGRAVPTPFGAVFAPNLTPHAETGLGAWDADDFWRALHNGRGRDGRLLSPAFPYTNYALVTRADSDALFAYLQSLAPVAQPRRESELRFPYNTQAALAVWRALYFRPEVFRPDPGRGEVWNRGAYLVQGLGHCSACHAPRNGLGANGGPADFSGGLLEGLGWYAPSLHDTAEASVARWSPEALRQWLRSGRNEHATALGPMAEVVLGSTQHLSDADLDAMSSYLRGLPLQAHARAKPPRPEPGLRELGAKLYEQHCASCHGAQGEGVPGIYPALAGNRAVTMDSGANVLRIMLRGGFAPATAGNPRPFGMPPFAGVLSDHEIAAVASHLRNSWGNKAGDIRPLDVLQHK; this is translated from the coding sequence ATGAGCCGCGCCCGCCGCTGGGTCGCGGCCGCCCTGTTGCTGCTCGGCGCGGCCGGCGCCGCGGCGATCTACGGCCTGAACCGCCTGGACGAGCAACCGGCGGGCGCCGATGCCTTCCGCGCCACGCCGGCCCTGGTCGAGCGCGGCGCCTACCTGGCGCGCGCCGGCAACTGCATGGGCTGCCACACCACCCGCGGCGGCCAAGCCTACGCCGGCGGCCGCGCGGTGCCGACGCCCTTCGGCGCGGTGTTCGCGCCCAACCTGACCCCGCATGCCGAGACCGGCCTGGGCGCCTGGGATGCCGACGACTTCTGGCGCGCGCTGCACAACGGACGCGGGCGCGACGGCCGGCTGCTCAGCCCGGCCTTCCCCTACACCAATTACGCGCTGGTGACCCGCGCCGACAGCGACGCGCTGTTCGCCTATCTGCAGAGCCTGGCGCCGGTGGCGCAGCCGCGGCGCGAGTCGGAGCTGCGCTTCCCCTACAACACCCAGGCCGCGCTGGCCGTCTGGCGCGCGCTGTACTTCCGGCCCGAGGTGTTCAGACCCGACCCCGGCCGCGGCGAGGTCTGGAACCGCGGCGCCTATCTGGTGCAGGGCCTGGGCCATTGCAGCGCCTGCCATGCGCCGCGCAACGGCCTGGGCGCCAACGGCGGGCCGGCCGACTTCAGCGGCGGCTTGCTCGAGGGCCTGGGCTGGTATGCGCCCTCGCTGCATGACACCGCCGAGGCCAGCGTCGCGCGCTGGAGCCCCGAGGCGCTGCGCCAATGGCTGCGCAGCGGCCGCAACGAGCATGCGACCGCGCTCGGCCCGATGGCCGAGGTGGTGCTGGGCAGCACCCAGCACCTGAGCGATGCCGACCTGGACGCGATGAGCAGCTATCTGCGCGGCCTGCCGCTGCAGGCCCACGCGCGCGCCAAACCGCCGCGCCCCGAGCCGGGCCTGCGCGAGCTGGGCGCCAAGCTCTACGAGCAGCATTGCGCCAGCTGCCATGGCGCGCAGGGCGAGGGCGTGCCGGGCATCTATCCGGCGCTGGCCGGCAACCGTGCGGTGACGATGGACAGCGGCGCCAATGTGCTGCGCATCATGCTGCGCGGCGGCTTCGCGCCGGCCACCGCCGGCAACCCGCGCCCCTTCGGCATGCCGCCCTTCGCCGGCGTGCTGAGCGACCACGAGATCGCCGCGGTGGCCAGCCATCTGCGCAACAGCTGGGGCAACAAGGCCGGCGACATCCGTCCGCTCGACGTGCTGCAGCACAAGTAA